One Streptomyces fagopyri DNA window includes the following coding sequences:
- a CDS encoding magnesium and cobalt transport protein CorA, with amino-acid sequence MSMIRDLRAAVRPRPSLRKESGSYDTTRAPGTNSAVVDCAVYRDGARVQTREPLTPHEAMRLVHRDGGFVWIGLHEPTEAEFSGIAGEFGLHPLAVEDAVQAHQRPKLERYDDSLFTVFKTIHYVEHDELTATSEVVETGEVMCFTGRDFFITVRHGGQGSLRALRHRLQDEPDLLAKGPSAVLHAIADHVVDGYIAVADAVQDDIDEVETAVFSLGRKGTPRGTDAGRIYQLKREVLEFKRAVSPLLRPMQLLSERPMRLVDPDIQKYFRDVADHLARVQEQVLGFDELLNSILQANLAQASVTQNEDMRKITSWAAIIAVPTMVCGVYGMNFDYMPELRWKFGYPLTLGVTVCICLSIHRILKRNGWL; translated from the coding sequence ATGTCGATGATCCGTGACCTCCGTGCCGCGGTCCGCCCCCGCCCCTCCCTGCGCAAGGAAAGCGGCTCGTACGACACCACCCGCGCGCCCGGGACCAACTCCGCCGTGGTCGACTGCGCGGTCTACCGCGACGGCGCCCGTGTCCAGACCCGCGAGCCCCTCACCCCGCACGAGGCGATGCGCCTGGTGCACCGCGACGGCGGTTTCGTGTGGATCGGCCTGCACGAGCCCACCGAGGCCGAGTTCTCGGGTATCGCGGGCGAGTTCGGGCTGCACCCGCTGGCTGTGGAGGACGCCGTCCAGGCACACCAGCGGCCCAAGCTGGAGCGCTACGACGACTCCCTGTTCACGGTCTTCAAGACGATCCACTACGTCGAGCACGACGAACTCACCGCCACCAGCGAGGTCGTGGAGACCGGCGAGGTCATGTGCTTCACCGGCCGGGACTTCTTCATCACCGTCCGGCACGGCGGCCAGGGCTCGCTGCGGGCGCTGCGGCACCGGCTGCAGGACGAACCGGACCTGCTCGCCAAGGGCCCCTCGGCGGTGCTGCACGCGATCGCCGACCACGTCGTCGACGGGTACATCGCGGTCGCGGACGCCGTACAGGACGACATCGACGAGGTCGAGACCGCGGTGTTCTCGCTCGGGCGGAAAGGTACTCCGCGCGGTACGGACGCCGGCCGCATCTACCAACTCAAGCGTGAGGTACTGGAGTTCAAGCGCGCGGTCTCGCCGCTGCTGCGTCCGATGCAGCTGCTGAGCGAGCGGCCGATGCGGCTGGTCGACCCGGACATCCAGAAGTACTTCCGTGACGTCGCCGACCATCTCGCCCGGGTGCAGGAGCAGGTCCTCGGCTTCGACGAGCTGCTCAACTCGATCCTCCAGGCCAACCTCGCGCAGGCGTCCGTCACACAGAACGAGGACATGCGCAAGATCACCTCCTGGGCCGCGATCATCGCCGTACCGACGATGGTGTGCGGTGTGTACGGCATGAACTTCGACTACATGCCGGAGCTGCGCTGGAAGTTCGGCTATCCGCTGACGCTCGGTGTCACCGTCTGCATCTGCCTCTCGATCCACCGGATCCTGAAGCGCAACGGCTGGCTCTGA
- a CDS encoding DUF1003 domain-containing protein: MTPDRETRERAVTGATATTRPRSRLDQPMPPRRRLLPEWDPEAFGRLSERIARFLGTGRFIVWMTVVIILWVVWNVSAPRDLRFDNYPFIFLTLMLSLQASYAAPLILLAQNRQADRDRVNLEQDRKQNERSIADTEYLTREIAALRIGLGEVATRDWIRSELDDLVRALEEDHSDGHAVFPAERSPGRDTGDR; this comes from the coding sequence ATGACGCCTGACCGCGAGACCCGCGAACGGGCCGTCACGGGGGCCACCGCGACCACCCGGCCACGCAGCCGGCTCGACCAGCCGATGCCGCCGCGCCGCAGACTGCTGCCCGAGTGGGACCCGGAGGCCTTCGGCCGGCTGTCGGAAAGGATCGCCCGGTTCCTCGGCACCGGGCGCTTCATCGTCTGGATGACGGTCGTCATCATCCTGTGGGTGGTGTGGAATGTCAGCGCACCCCGTGACCTGCGATTCGACAACTACCCGTTCATCTTCCTGACCCTGATGCTGTCGCTCCAGGCCTCGTACGCGGCCCCCCTGATCCTGCTCGCGCAGAACCGCCAGGCCGACCGCGACCGGGTCAACCTCGAACAGGACCGCAAGCAGAACGAACGGTCGATCGCGGACACCGAGTACCTCACGCGCGAGATCGCCGCCCTGCGCATCGGCCTCGGCGAGGTCGCCACCCGCGACTGGATCCGCTCCGAGCTGGATGACCTGGTCAGGGCGCTGGAGGAGGACCATTCGGACGGGCACGCCGTATTCCCGGCGGAACGGTCGCCCGGACGTGACACAGGCGACCGCTGA
- a CDS encoding DUF6758 family protein, whose product MRGEPSCPKCGGRVRAPGLFADSWQCDVHGNVHPLQPVIPPSVEALGVVVHRARVPVWMPWPLPVGWLFTGAGFAGDDRSGGRATMVACSGPGPLGGIGELILVAEELGVGLGARYAGIDGPDPGPYMSVEKPPQAKVLAAGRPTPLWHVAGAPDDRAVFAGEALGLWLWAVVWPEQSGLLMYDELVLTDLRDAGAEVDLLPCGALSPRILEP is encoded by the coding sequence ATGAGGGGCGAACCCAGTTGCCCGAAGTGTGGTGGCCGGGTCAGGGCTCCCGGCCTTTTTGCCGATTCCTGGCAGTGCGACGTGCACGGGAACGTGCATCCACTGCAGCCCGTGATCCCGCCCAGCGTCGAGGCCCTCGGTGTCGTGGTGCACCGTGCCCGGGTACCGGTGTGGATGCCGTGGCCGCTGCCGGTCGGATGGCTGTTCACCGGTGCCGGCTTCGCGGGCGACGACCGCAGCGGCGGGCGCGCGACCATGGTGGCCTGCTCGGGCCCGGGACCGCTCGGCGGCATCGGGGAACTCATCCTGGTCGCCGAGGAGCTCGGCGTCGGCCTCGGCGCGCGTTACGCCGGTATCGACGGCCCCGACCCCGGGCCCTACATGAGTGTCGAGAAACCCCCGCAGGCCAAGGTCCTCGCGGCCGGCCGGCCCACCCCGCTGTGGCATGTGGCCGGCGCTCCCGACGACCGGGCCGTCTTCGCGGGCGAGGCCCTCGGGCTGTGGCTGTGGGCCGTGGTATGGCCCGAGCAGTCCGGGCTGCTGATGTACGACGAGCTGGTGCTGACCGACCTGCGGGACGCCGGGGCGGAAGTGGACCTGCTGCCCTGCGGGGCACTGTCCCCGCGCATCCTGGAGCCGTAG
- a CDS encoding sec-independent translocase, whose protein sequence is MFNDIGPLELVALVVLAVLVFGPDKLPKMIQDVTRTIRKIREFSETAKADIREELGPEFKDFEFEDLNPKTFLRKQLDSDELGLKEIRNGFDLKKEMAEVTDAVHSRESESSSSGPGSGSAGSTVDMTKKPERSGQDERPPFDADAT, encoded by the coding sequence GTGTTCAATGACATAGGACCGCTCGAGCTGGTGGCGCTCGTTGTCCTCGCCGTGCTCGTCTTCGGTCCGGACAAGCTCCCGAAGATGATCCAGGACGTCACGCGCACCATCCGCAAGATCCGTGAGTTCTCGGAGACCGCCAAGGCGGACATCCGTGAGGAACTCGGCCCGGAGTTCAAGGACTTCGAGTTCGAGGACCTCAACCCCAAGACGTTCCTGCGCAAGCAGCTGGACAGCGACGAGCTGGGGCTCAAGGAGATCCGTAACGGCTTCGACCTGAAGAAGGAGATGGCCGAGGTCACGGACGCGGTGCACAGCCGTGAATCCGAGTCGTCGAGTTCCGGTCCGGGTTCCGGCTCGGCCGGATCCACGGTGGACATGACCAAGAAGCCCGAGCGGTCCGGCCAGGACGAGCGCCCGCCCTTCGACGCCGACGCCACCTGA
- a CDS encoding Mrp/NBP35 family ATP-binding protein: MATEDAVREALATVNDPEIQRPITELGMVKSVDIGADGAVAVAVYLTVSGCPMRETITENVTKAVSAVEGVTRVDVTLDVMSDEQRRELAGALRGGQAEREVPFAKPGSLTRVYAVASGKGGVGKSSVTVNLAAAMAADGLKVGVVDADIYGHSVPRMLGVDGRPTQVENMIMPPSAHGVKVISIGMFTPGNAPVVWRGPMLHRALQQFLADVYWGDLDVLLLDLPPGTGDIAISVAQLVPNAEILVVTTPQQAAAEVAERAGSIAVQTHQKIVGVVENMAGLPCPHCGEMVDVFGTGGGQTVADGLTRTTGASVPVLGSIPIDVRLREGGDDGRPVVLTDPSSPAGSALRAIAGKLGGRQRGLSGMSLGITPRNKF; encoded by the coding sequence ATGGCTACGGAAGACGCGGTGCGTGAAGCACTGGCGACGGTGAACGACCCCGAGATCCAGCGACCCATCACCGAACTGGGGATGGTCAAATCGGTGGACATCGGTGCGGACGGCGCGGTCGCGGTCGCCGTGTATCTGACCGTCTCCGGCTGTCCGATGCGCGAGACCATCACCGAGAACGTGACGAAGGCGGTCTCGGCGGTCGAGGGCGTCACCCGCGTCGACGTGACCCTGGACGTCATGAGCGACGAGCAGCGCCGCGAGCTGGCGGGCGCGCTGCGCGGCGGCCAGGCCGAGCGCGAGGTCCCCTTCGCGAAGCCGGGCTCCCTCACCCGCGTGTACGCGGTCGCCTCCGGCAAGGGCGGCGTCGGCAAGTCCTCGGTGACGGTGAACCTGGCGGCGGCGATGGCGGCCGACGGTCTCAAGGTCGGCGTGGTCGACGCGGACATCTACGGCCACTCCGTGCCCCGCATGCTCGGCGTCGACGGCCGTCCGACCCAGGTCGAGAACATGATCATGCCGCCGTCCGCGCACGGCGTGAAGGTCATCTCCATCGGCATGTTCACCCCGGGCAACGCCCCGGTCGTATGGCGCGGCCCGATGCTCCACCGCGCCCTCCAGCAGTTCCTGGCGGACGTGTACTGGGGCGACCTGGACGTCCTCCTCCTCGACCTCCCGCCGGGCACCGGCGACATCGCGATCTCCGTCGCCCAGCTGGTGCCGAACGCCGAGATCCTCGTCGTCACCACCCCGCAGCAGGCGGCGGCCGAGGTCGCCGAGCGCGCGGGCTCCATCGCCGTCCAGACCCACCAGAAGATCGTGGGCGTCGTCGAGAACATGGCGGGCCTGCCGTGCCCGCACTGCGGCGAGATGGTCGACGTGTTCGGCACCGGCGGCGGCCAGACGGTCGCGGACGGGCTGACCCGCACCACCGGCGCGAGCGTCCCGGTCCTCGGGTCCATCCCCATCGACGTCCGGCTGCGCGAGGGCGGCGACGACGGCAGGCCGGTCGTCCTGACCGATCCCTCGTCCCCGGCCGGCTCGGCCCTGCGCGCCATCGCCGGCAAGCTGGGCGGCCGGCAGCGCGGCCTGTCGGGCATGTCCCTGGGCATCACCCCGAGGAACAAGTTCTGA
- a CDS encoding S1C family serine protease gives MYETPAPAGAAPYETPAPAGAAVYETPAPAGAAVYETPAPAGAAPYETQAPLLGAAYGTSASETGAPDPSGGTSHGAPAPVAVSGAGTGVPAGTPAPGASLPPGAPPAPYTSTSRPAPDPWRNYDPWATPGPLQQNGAAAGTGTRRQGRTTRSLVLGAVLITVVAGGVGGAVGVHLERDGESGDIVLHQAAEEAPGRPADSVAGIAARALPGVVTLHVRGADEAGTGTGFVLDTRGHILTNNHVVEPAGARGEITVTFSGGESAKATVVGHDSGYDLAVVEVTRVAGLRPLPLGNSDSVQVGDPVVAIGAPFDLANTVTSGIISAKERPITAGGEKGDGSDVSYVDALQTDASINPGNSGGPLLDSRARVIGINSAIRSADGAIDPQAGQAGSIGLGFAIPVNQARRVAEELINTGRATHPVIGVTLDLGYTGDGARVGTRTSGGSPVTPGGPGARAGIRAGDVITEVDGLRVHSGEELIVRTRAHRPGDRLLLTLRRDGTREKITLVLGSADGD, from the coding sequence GTGTACGAGACGCCGGCTCCCGCGGGCGCTGCCCCGTACGAGACGCCGGCTCCCGCGGGCGCTGCCGTGTACGAGACGCCGGCTCCCGCGGGCGCTGCCGTGTACGAGACGCCGGCTCCCGCGGGCGCTGCCCCGTACGAGACGCAGGCACCTCTGCTTGGCGCCGCGTACGGGACATCCGCATCGGAGACCGGTGCCCCCGACCCGTCGGGGGGCACCTCCCACGGCGCGCCCGCCCCGGTGGCCGTCTCCGGGGCCGGGACAGGGGTTCCGGCGGGAACCCCGGCCCCAGGGGCCTCGCTGCCCCCAGGGGCGCCTCCAGCCCCGTACACGAGCACTTCCCGCCCCGCTCCGGACCCCTGGCGGAACTACGACCCCTGGGCCACCCCCGGGCCCCTCCAGCAGAACGGCGCGGCGGCCGGGACGGGGACGCGGCGGCAGGGACGGACCACGAGGTCGCTGGTCCTCGGGGCCGTGCTGATCACCGTCGTCGCCGGGGGCGTCGGCGGCGCCGTGGGCGTCCACCTGGAACGCGACGGCGAATCGGGGGACATCGTGCTGCACCAGGCCGCCGAGGAGGCACCCGGGCGGCCGGCCGACAGCGTCGCGGGCATAGCCGCCCGCGCCCTGCCCGGCGTCGTCACGCTGCATGTGCGCGGCGCCGACGAGGCGGGCACCGGCACCGGTTTCGTACTCGACACCCGGGGCCACATCCTCACCAACAACCACGTGGTCGAACCGGCCGGCGCGCGCGGCGAGATAACCGTGACGTTCAGCGGCGGCGAGAGCGCCAAGGCCACCGTCGTCGGGCACGACAGCGGATACGACCTCGCCGTGGTCGAGGTGACCCGGGTCGCCGGACTGCGGCCCCTGCCGCTGGGCAACTCCGACAGCGTCCAGGTGGGCGACCCCGTGGTCGCCATCGGCGCGCCCTTCGACCTCGCCAACACCGTCACCTCGGGGATCATCAGCGCCAAGGAGCGGCCCATCACAGCGGGCGGCGAGAAGGGCGACGGGAGCGACGTCTCGTACGTGGACGCCCTGCAGACCGACGCGTCCATCAACCCCGGCAACTCCGGCGGACCCCTGCTCGACTCCCGGGCGCGGGTCATCGGCATCAACAGCGCCATCCGCTCCGCCGACGGCGCCATCGACCCGCAGGCCGGCCAGGCCGGTTCCATCGGGCTGGGTTTCGCCATCCCGGTCAACCAGGCCAGGCGCGTCGCCGAGGAGCTGATCAACACGGGCCGGGCGACGCACCCCGTGATCGGTGTCACGCTCGACCTGGGCTACACCGGCGACGGCGCCCGGGTCGGCACGAGGACGAGCGGCGGCTCGCCGGTCACCCCGGGCGGCCCCGGCGCCCGCGCGGGGATCAGGGCGGGCGACGTCATCACCGAGGTCGACGGGCTGCGCGTGCACTCGGGCGAGGAGCTGATCGTGCGGACCCGCGCCCACCGCCCCGGCGACCGGCTGCTGCTGACCCTGCGGCGGGACGGTACCCGCGAAAAGATCACCCTGGTCCTCGGCTCGGCGGACGGCGACTGA
- a CDS encoding suppressor of fused domain protein gives MADVLPLVEARLRSALGEPDARAAVTFLGTDRIEVLRFTEGDVVRYATLGMSAQPMADPTVVLADPVKGPRAELVLSVRAGGAETDKVLRALAVLGASPQVEGLVVAPGASLDVGGPLWPGAPFTSVLVAESGGLVEDLELDAPADPVRFLPLLPMTPNEAAWKRVHGAGALQERWLNGGTDLRDPLRRSVPLD, from the coding sequence ATGGCTGATGTTCTTCCTCTGGTCGAGGCCCGGTTGCGCTCCGCGCTGGGCGAACCCGACGCGCGGGCCGCGGTCACCTTTCTCGGTACCGACCGCATCGAGGTGCTGCGCTTCACGGAGGGCGACGTCGTCCGCTACGCGACGCTCGGCATGTCCGCCCAGCCGATGGCGGACCCCACGGTGGTGCTCGCCGACCCGGTGAAGGGACCGCGCGCCGAGCTGGTCCTCTCGGTGCGCGCGGGCGGCGCCGAGACCGACAAGGTGCTGCGCGCGCTCGCCGTGCTCGGCGCGTCCCCGCAGGTCGAGGGGCTGGTGGTGGCTCCCGGTGCCTCGCTCGACGTGGGCGGACCGCTCTGGCCCGGCGCGCCCTTCACCTCTGTCCTGGTCGCCGAGTCCGGTGGTCTGGTCGAGGACCTGGAACTGGACGCGCCCGCCGATCCCGTACGGTTCCTGCCGCTGCTCCCGATGACGCCGAACGAGGCCGCGTGGAAGCGGGTGCACGGCGCCGGGGCCCTTCAGGAACGCTGGCTGAACGGTGGAACGGACCTGCGCGATCCGCTGCGCAGGTCCGTTCCGCTGGACTGA
- a CDS encoding magnesium transporter MgtE N-terminal domain-containing protein, with translation MAAGAPRIFVSHLAGVAVFDPNGDQVGRVRDLVAMLRVGRRPPRLLGLVVELSTRRRIFLPMTRVIGIESGQVITTGVVNVRRFEQRPTERLVFGELLDRRVRLVDTDEEVTVLDVSVQQLPARREWEIGRVFVRRARSGTFRRTRGETLTVDWSAVTGFSLEEHGQGAESLLATFEQLRAADLANVLHHLSPKRRGEVAAALDDDRLADVLEELPEDDQIEILGKLKEERAADVLEAMDPDDAADLLAELPEADVERLLTLMRPDDAADVRRLMSYEERTAGGLMTTEPIVLRPDATVAEALARVRNSDLSPALAAQVYVCRPPDETPTGKYLGTAHFQRLLRDPPYTLVSSILDDDLQPLAPDAALPVVAGFFATYDMVAAPVVDESGSLLGAVTVDDVLDHMLPEDWRETEFHLHEDEAGGGNHDA, from the coding sequence ATGGCCGCAGGCGCCCCCCGGATCTTCGTCTCGCACCTCGCCGGTGTCGCCGTCTTCGATCCGAACGGCGACCAGGTCGGACGGGTACGGGACCTGGTCGCCATGCTCCGGGTGGGGCGGCGCCCGCCGCGGCTGCTTGGGCTGGTCGTCGAACTGTCCACCCGGCGGCGCATCTTCCTGCCCATGACCCGCGTGATCGGCATCGAGTCGGGCCAGGTCATCACCACCGGCGTCGTGAACGTGCGCCGTTTCGAGCAGCGGCCCACCGAGCGGCTGGTGTTCGGCGAACTGCTGGACCGGCGGGTACGGCTCGTCGACACCGACGAGGAGGTGACCGTCCTCGACGTGTCGGTCCAACAGCTGCCGGCCCGGCGCGAGTGGGAGATCGGCCGGGTCTTCGTGCGCCGGGCCCGCAGCGGGACCTTCCGGCGCACCCGGGGCGAGACCCTGACCGTCGACTGGTCCGCGGTCACCGGGTTCTCGCTGGAGGAACACGGACAGGGCGCGGAGAGCCTGCTGGCCACCTTCGAGCAGTTGCGCGCCGCCGACCTCGCCAACGTGCTGCACCACCTCTCCCCGAAACGGCGCGGCGAGGTGGCCGCCGCACTCGACGACGACCGCCTCGCCGACGTCCTGGAGGAGCTCCCGGAGGACGACCAGATCGAGATCCTCGGCAAGCTCAAGGAGGAGCGCGCGGCGGACGTCCTGGAGGCGATGGACCCCGACGACGCGGCCGACCTGCTCGCCGAACTGCCGGAGGCGGACGTGGAGCGGCTGCTGACGCTGATGCGGCCCGACGACGCCGCCGACGTACGACGGCTGATGTCGTACGAGGAACGCACCGCGGGCGGCCTGATGACGACCGAGCCCATCGTGCTGCGGCCCGACGCCACGGTCGCCGAGGCGCTCGCCCGGGTCCGCAACTCCGACCTGTCCCCCGCGCTCGCCGCCCAGGTGTACGTGTGCCGCCCCCCGGACGAGACGCCGACCGGCAAGTACCTGGGCACCGCGCACTTCCAGCGGCTGCTGCGCGACCCCCCGTACACGCTGGTCAGCTCGATCCTCGACGACGATCTGCAGCCCCTGGCGCCGGACGCGGCGCTGCCCGTCGTCGCGGGCTTCTTCGCCACCTACGACATGGTCGCCGCGCCCGTGGTCGACGAGAGCGGTTCGCTGCTCGGCGCGGTGACCGTCGACGACGTCCTGGACCACATGCTGCCGGAGGACTGGCGCGAGACGGAGTTCCACCTGCACGAGGACGAGGCCGGAGGGGGGAACCATGACGCCTGA